A genomic window from Canis aureus isolate CA01 chromosome 2, VMU_Caureus_v.1.0, whole genome shotgun sequence includes:
- the RHCG gene encoding ammonium transporter Rh type C codes for MVWNTNLRWRLPVTCLLLQVALVVLFGVFVRYDMDADPHWIDKKEAENSTSDMENEFYYRYPSFQDVHVMIFVGFGFLMTFLQRYGYSSVGFNFLLAAFGIQWALLLQGWFHSYYRGYIRVGVENLINADFCVGSVCVAFGAVLGKVSPVQLLIMTLFQVTLFSVNEFILLNLLEVKDAGGSMTIHTFGAYFGLTVTWILYRPGLHQSKERQSSVYHSDLFAMIGTLFLWMYWPSFNSAVSNHGDAQHRAAINTYCSLAACVLTSVALSSALHKKGKLDMVHIQNATLAGGVAVGTAAEMMLMPYGSLIVGFICGIVSTLGFVYLTPFLESRLRVQDTCGIHNLHGIPGIIGAIVGAVTASCANTDVYGVNGLTQAFGFDGFKTNRTPSMQGKFQAAGLFVSLAMALVGGIIVGIILKLPFWGQPADENCFEDAIYWEMPEEPKSTVLHPEDSTLKPSEP; via the exons ATGGTCTGGAACACCAATCTCCGCTGGCGGCTGCCGGTCACCTGCCTGCTCCTGCAGGTGGCCCTGGTGGTCCTGTTCGGCGTGTTTGTGCGCTATGACATGGATGCCGATCCCCACTGGATCGACAAGAAGGAGGCTGAGAACTCCACCAGCGACATGGAGAATGAATTCTACTACCGCTACCCGA GCTTCCAAGATGTGCACGTGATGATCTTCGTGGGCTTCGGCTTCCTCATGACTTTCCTGCAGCGCTACGGTTACAGCTCCGTGGGCTTCAACTTCCTGCTGGCAGCCTTCGGCATCCAGTGGGCGCTGCTCCTGCAGGGCTGGTTCCACTCCTACTACCGGGGCTACATTCGCGTGGGCGTGGAAAA CCTCATCAATGCGGACTTCTGCGTGGGCTCTGTCTGTGTGGCCTTCGGGGCAGTTCTGGGCAAAGTCAGCCCTGTTCAGCTACTCATCATGACTCTCTTCCAAGTGACCCTCTTTTCGGTGAATGAGTTTATCCTCCTCAATCTGCTAGAG GTGAAGGATGCAGGGGGCTCTATGACTATCCACACATTTGGCGCCTACTTTGGGCTCACAGTGACCTGGATCCTCTACCGACCCGGCCTACATCAGAGCAAGGAGAGGCAGAGCTCTGTGTACCACTCGGACCTCTTTGCCATGATTG GCACCCTCTTCCTGTGGATGTACTGGCCCAGCTTCAACTCAGCTGTGTCCAATCACGGAGACGCCCAGCACCGAGCTGCCATCAACACCTACTGCTCCTTGGCAGCCTGCGTGCTCACCTCAGTGGCACTATCTAGTGCCTTGCACAAGAAAGGCAAGCTGGACATG gTGCATATCCAGAATGCCACGCTTGCAGGAGGGGTGGCCGTGGGGACGGCGGCTGAAATGATGCTCATGCCTTATGGCTCCCTCATCGTTGGCTTCATCTGCGGCATTGTCTCCACCCTGGGTTTTGTGTACCTGACG CCATTCCTGGAGTCCCGGCTGCGGGTCCAGGACACATGTGGCATTCACAACCTGCATGGCATCCCCGGCATCATCGGCGCTATCGTAGGTGCTGTGACAGCATCCTGTGCCAACACTGATGTGTATGGAGTAAATGG GCTTACCCAAGCCTTTGGCTTTGATGGATTCAAGACTAACCGGACCCCAAGCATGCAGGGCAAGTTTCAGGCTGCTGGACTCTTTGTGTCCCTGGCCATGGCCCTGGTGGGCGGCATCATCGTGG GGATTATTTTGAAATTACCGTTCTGGGGACAACCTGCTGATGAGAACTGCTTTGAGGATGCAATCTACTGGGAG ATGCCTGAGGAGCCGAAAAGCACGGTCTTACATCCTGAGGACTCTACCCTCAAGCCCTCAGAACCTTAA